A single Nicotiana tabacum cultivar K326 chromosome 5, ASM71507v2, whole genome shotgun sequence DNA region contains:
- the LOC107830103 gene encoding UPF0481 protein At3g47200-like: MDKQSTKETMITREEGRCIGNHQDEWNITIQESNSDSHEISENESQWLKSLEKSRGYPTIGSSQKPKIYMVPKMHREIESNVRCYEPLVVALGPFHHGKSKLQPMEKYKEMMAIEFADQESTEPKSAGVLSRLLTNSVSIDELYKKVKNIVPNVRECYALDLIKDYSNEEFAQMMFLDGCFILQYILCLVTGNYKQLQMKSHDIVFIHRDLFLLENQLPFEVLHVLMSCRFKKDEGMRMIKTFISSAHAKPPRNHGLIQSIKDFFLDFFGKHEGEGAYLIKEENPAHLLEILRTQLIDPNVFSEGGCYLRGEWCSYRSAMELKKAGIYFRRGKSRRLSDIEFNSFHCSALLTLPPITIDDSTKSELLNLVAYEACPDTPDDFGITSYLCFMDSLIDHAEDVKELRSKGILLNFLGSDQEVADLFNEIATDLVPNPHAFVGVKDKIENHYNNKGKIWIAEWKNTHFNNPWTIFAFIAAIFVIGLEVTGTGLSGIQTYFAVHPKGS, translated from the coding sequence ATGGATAAACAATCTACTAAAGAAACAATGATTACTAGAGAAGAAGGTAGGTGCATTGGCAATCATCAAGATGAATGGAACATTACAATTCAAGAGTCAAACTCAGATTCTCATGAAATAAGTGAAAATGAGAGTCAATGGCTAAAGTCCTTAGAGAAGAGCAGAGGGTACCCAACCATTGGCTCATCACAGAAGCCAAAGATATACATGGTCCCCAAAATGCATCGCGAGATTGAATCAAATGTAAGGTGCTATGAGCCCCTTGTGGTTGCTCTCGGTCCATTTCACCATGGAAAATCCAAGCTTCAACCTATGGAGAAGTACAAGGAGATGATGGCAATTGAGTTTGCTGATCAAGAAAGCACCGAACCAAAATCTGCTGGGGTCTTATCACGGCTTTTAACGAATTCAGTGTCCATTGATGAGCTTTACAAAAAGGTGAAGAACATTGTCCCTAATGTCAGGGAGTGTTATGCTCTAGACTTAATCAAAGATTACAGCAATGAGGAGTTTGCACAGATGATGTTCCTGGATGGCTGTTTCATCCTCCAATATATTCTCTGCCTTGTCACCGGCAATTATAAGCAGCTGCAAATGAAGAGCCATGATATAGTTTTCATTCACCGTGATCTTTTTTTACTTGAAAATCAGTTACCTTTTGAAGTCCTGCATGTGTTAATGAGCTGTAGGTTCAAGAAAGATGAAGGAATGAGGATGATTAAAACATTCATCTCGAGTGCACATGCAAAGCCCCCTCGAAATCATGGATTAATTCAAAGTATCAAGGATTTCTTTCTAGATTTCTTTGGCAAGCATGAAGGAGAAGGGGCTTACCTGATCAAAGAAGAAAATCCTGCTCATCTGCTCGAGATATTAAGAACGCAACTCATAGACCCAAATGTTTTCTCAGAAGGCGGATGCTATCTAAGGGGTGAGTGGTGCTCATATCGCTCAGCCATGGAGCTCAAGAAAGCAGGAATATATTTCAGGCGTGGAAAGAGTCGTCGTCTTTCAGACATTGAGTTCAATTCATTTCATTGCTCAGCTCTTTTAACACTTCCACCTATAACCATAGATGATTCAACCAAGTCGGAGCTATTAAACTTGGTTGCATATGAGGCATGCCCTGACACACCAGATGACTTTGGTATTACATCTTATCTTTGCTTCATGGATTCACTAATTGATCATGCTGAAGATGTGAAGGAGCTGAGATCAAAAGGTATACTACTTAACTTTCTTGGAAGTGACCAAGAAGTAGCAGATCTCTTCAATGAAATAGCAACAGATTTGGTGCCTAATCCACATGCCTTTGTTGGTGTGAAAGACAAAATTGAGAATCATTACAATAACAAAGGAAAAATATGGATTGCTGAGTGGAAGAACACTCATTTTAATAACCCATGGactatttttgcatttattgCCGCAATTTTTGTCATAGGTTTGGAAGTTACTGGTACAGGTTTATCAGGTATCCAAACCTACTTTGCAGTCCATCCAAAAGGCAGCTAG